One segment of Mycoplasma sp. E35C DNA contains the following:
- a CDS encoding ABC transporter permease: MFNLIKSVIRSFKKAKVALVSLTFLIFLSSLTYSLLDSTNRNLETSYNQVNNEGLSGDLVINEKYDFGSLQFDSDPVVTSVSKDTKSVKIFLPESSKTPYLSNIIEKNKNYQSITDYTFSLNPSSSVEDKKTQVQNEILAASNKLKNTLENDPKAKIDTVLNEKNISFERYESLDVSEGDFQKKIIRNNNDYQVNRLVLYQGQRISDFKYDFDKLNDKFLKIKEAFIKSNHIEEQNAIIDKDKDLKDILSYVITGIDDQTTNEQLKQFKTSANKVITSQTLDDNDYLRISKFIDTNENPINNNWSLIFQWSFDGIIKSTVRLINPTSYFGIVAPGNWNFEKDEKKIFDDQEKINRLLKLNGDAFINEFEKIDDVYKIQIDQTKYLILGVGITPDLIYPIYSFTNLIPNPKTQRLYYVNSFGYSRLRQAFITNPIETNIVARFNDRSLSVDQQQKILDEINQWAAVNMAWPPSLKSAYFTTDTSNILNLSAGRVTFIPSLLQTITKTSLMITGIIILLALLVGILIVKNYIEKNRQTLGILLANGFSKRKINLSMSIFSLIPSLIGGIVGYLLGFILQQVAINAFKSFWFIPVNLQEFSSASLFVSFLLPLIIFGITSALVSAWLMRKNVVDSLKNDSEYKVSKLSVYIKKPIAKLSVMHRFRISIAFNSLWKLIILCLLSTATMVVLIFSLSTTNVYDDARKNTFGANNYQYYVDLATPTEQSGLIKYQEFKDLGKTDPEIQGYNKDYFLANSRTNTQQDGWANLHIVGLDDLTQQNQRISYLKNYVQSKIGLDYVIGVDLLSANAWNLSSSLMPSNQAAASEQSNQIFLKTIADHEYPKLKELTQNNKPEKDTYYIKLEWDSNLNHLVYKINEKAAINGGILKPEFIKFLLRQFENISNGTYGLVDYKITYNVIGLDKQTIGNLDKKQSPKYSYSRIDVTADNDAKFQIKGIKNWIKNQKIDEDYLGPILVNDENKVINEALFEKHNFNPLIINAFVAKSNDWNVGDEVEFKITNRVDRISDKLGITDHNKYLENQKVRFKIIGISSSARDNELYTSYDLANKLLGYSDFEIQNQLPFNGYFANDLSAFEKSTPLFSESGLFPSTSNFSTDNQQLKNIIQASINNFDKALTSDNESSISPIRQAWIDDYKTLLISLGEIKNIDKEYHTWTKLENTDDKINQYIETLVRVYGGLPYNTMINYLYNSSSNKTIFDNISQTSLTIQNVLIAMIVPIVTLIVILISNMLIDELKKIAIRMKALGFSDRAIILSFLSIYIPVFIFGLLVSAPISIILVNIYNLIILKSASIALFTTINFGHVVGALFGVMGIFSISFFANWWNLRKMKIAQEIKNY, from the coding sequence GTGTTTAATTTAATTAAGAGTGTTATTCGTTCTTTCAAGAAAGCTAAGGTAGCATTAGTTAGCTTAACTTTTTTGATATTTTTATCATCGTTAACTTATTCTTTACTTGATAGCACGAATAGAAACTTAGAAACTTCATATAACCAAGTGAATAACGAAGGGTTATCTGGAGATTTAGTAATTAATGAAAAATACGACTTTGGGTCTTTACAATTTGATTCAGATCCTGTTGTTACTTCGGTTTCTAAGGATACAAAAAGCGTTAAGATTTTCTTACCAGAATCATCAAAGACGCCATATTTAAGTAATATTATTGAGAAGAATAAAAACTATCAAAGTATTACAGACTACACATTTAGTTTAAATCCAAGCTCAAGTGTTGAAGATAAAAAAACCCAAGTTCAAAATGAAATACTAGCTGCATCTAATAAATTAAAAAACACTTTAGAAAACGATCCAAAAGCCAAGATTGATACCGTTTTAAATGAAAAGAATATTAGTTTTGAACGGTATGAATCATTAGATGTGAGTGAAGGTGATTTTCAAAAGAAGATTATCCGTAATAACAATGATTATCAAGTTAATCGTTTAGTTCTTTATCAAGGACAAAGGATTAGTGATTTTAAATATGACTTTGATAAGTTGAATGATAAGTTCTTAAAGATCAAAGAAGCTTTTATTAAAAGTAATCATATTGAAGAACAAAATGCGATTATTGACAAGGATAAAGATTTAAAAGACATCTTATCTTATGTGATAACTGGAATTGATGATCAAACAACAAACGAACAATTAAAGCAATTTAAAACCAGTGCTAATAAAGTTATAACTAGCCAAACATTAGATGATAATGATTATTTAAGGATTAGCAAATTCATTGATACCAACGAGAATCCAATTAATAATAATTGGAGTTTAATTTTTCAATGAAGCTTTGATGGAATTATTAAATCAACAGTTAGATTAATTAATCCAACTAGTTATTTTGGTATTGTTGCTCCTGGTAACTGAAATTTTGAAAAGGATGAAAAAAAGATCTTTGATGATCAAGAAAAAATCAATCGGTTATTAAAACTTAATGGTGATGCATTTATCAATGAGTTTGAAAAAATTGATGATGTCTATAAGATCCAAATTGATCAAACTAAATACTTAATTTTAGGTGTTGGTATTACTCCAGATTTAATTTATCCAATTTATAGTTTTACCAACTTGATTCCCAATCCTAAAACCCAAAGGTTGTATTATGTAAATAGTTTTGGTTATTCAAGATTACGCCAAGCATTTATTACCAATCCGATTGAAACTAATATTGTTGCCAGATTTAATGATCGCAGTTTATCAGTTGATCAACAACAAAAAATCTTGGATGAAATCAATCAGTGAGCAGCAGTTAATATGGCTTGACCACCAAGCTTGAAATCAGCCTACTTTACAACTGATACATCAAACATTTTAAACCTATCAGCTGGACGGGTAACATTTATTCCTTCGTTATTACAAACGATAACTAAAACATCGTTAATGATTACAGGGATAATTATTTTATTAGCATTATTGGTTGGGATTTTAATTGTTAAAAACTATATTGAAAAAAACCGTCAAACATTAGGGATCTTATTAGCTAACGGATTTAGTAAAAGAAAGATTAATCTTTCTATGAGTATCTTTAGTTTAATTCCATCATTGATTGGTGGGATTGTTGGATACTTATTGGGATTCATATTGCAACAAGTTGCAATTAATGCATTTAAATCGTTCTGATTTATACCAGTAAATTTACAAGAATTTAGCAGTGCTTCGCTGTTTGTTTCGTTCTTATTACCATTAATCATTTTTGGTATTACCAGTGCATTGGTGTCTGCATGATTAATGCGTAAAAATGTCGTAGATTCTTTAAAAAATGACAGTGAATACAAGGTAAGTAAATTATCAGTTTATATTAAAAAACCAATAGCAAAATTATCCGTAATGCATCGCTTCAGAATCTCGATTGCATTTAACTCATTATGAAAACTAATCATCTTGTGTTTATTATCAACAGCCACCATGGTAGTTTTGATTTTTTCATTATCAACAACCAATGTTTATGATGACGCGAGAAAAAACACTTTTGGTGCTAACAATTATCAATACTATGTAGATCTAGCCACACCAACTGAGCAATCTGGTTTAATTAAATACCAAGAATTTAAAGATCTGGGTAAAACTGATCCTGAAATTCAAGGGTATAACAAAGATTATTTCTTGGCTAACTCAAGAACTAATACCCAACAAGATGGTTGAGCCAACCTACATATTGTTGGTTTAGATGATCTAACCCAACAAAACCAAAGAATAAGTTATCTAAAAAACTATGTTCAATCAAAGATTGGACTAGATTATGTTATTGGTGTTGATTTATTAAGTGCTAATGCTTGGAACTTGTCAAGTTCATTAATGCCATCAAACCAAGCAGCAGCATCTGAACAATCTAACCAGATTTTCTTAAAAACAATTGCTGATCATGAATATCCAAAATTAAAAGAATTAACTCAAAATAATAAACCAGAAAAAGATACTTATTACATTAAATTAGAATGAGATTCTAACCTTAATCATTTAGTATATAAGATTAATGAAAAAGCCGCAATTAATGGTGGTATTTTAAAACCCGAATTTATTAAATTCTTACTTCGTCAGTTTGAAAATATTTCTAATGGCACATATGGTTTAGTAGACTATAAAATCACATATAATGTGATTGGTTTAGATAAGCAAACAATCGGTAATTTAGATAAAAAACAATCACCTAAATATTCATACAGCAGAATTGATGTAACAGCAGATAATGACGCAAAATTTCAAATAAAAGGTATTAAGAATTGGATTAAAAATCAAAAAATTGATGAAGACTATTTAGGTCCAATTTTAGTTAATGATGAGAATAAAGTTATTAACGAAGCATTATTTGAAAAACATAATTTTAATCCGTTAATTATTAATGCTTTTGTTGCCAAATCAAATGACTGAAATGTTGGTGATGAAGTTGAATTTAAAATAACCAATCGTGTTGATCGTATTTCTGATAAATTAGGTATTACTGATCATAATAAGTATTTAGAAAATCAAAAGGTAAGATTTAAAATTATTGGCATATCTAGTTCAGCCAGAGATAATGAACTATATACTTCTTATGATCTTGCTAACAAACTATTAGGTTATAGTGATTTTGAAATTCAAAATCAATTACCTTTCAATGGTTATTTTGCTAATGATCTTTCAGCTTTTGAAAAATCAACACCATTATTTTCAGAATCGGGATTATTCCCTTCAACATCAAATTTTTCAACCGATAACCAACAATTAAAAAATATTATTCAAGCAAGTATTAATAACTTTGATAAAGCATTAACATCAGATAATGAAAGTTCGATTTCACCAATTCGCCAGGCTTGAATTGATGATTACAAAACTTTATTAATATCTCTTGGTGAAATCAAAAATATTGATAAAGAATATCACACTTGAACTAAACTAGAAAACACTGATGATAAGATCAATCAATATATTGAAACTTTAGTTAGAGTTTATGGTGGATTACCGTATAATACGATGATTAATTATCTGTATAACAGTAGTTCAAATAAAACGATTTTTGATAATATTTCGCAAACTTCATTAACAATTCAAAATGTCTTGATTGCCATGATTGTGCCAATTGTTACATTGATCGTAATCTTGATTTCAAACATGTTGATTGATGAATTAAAGAAGATTGCCATCAGAATGAAAGCATTAGGTTTTTCAGATCGTGCTATTATTCTTTCATTCTTATCAATCTATATTCCTGTCTTTATTTTTGGATTGTTAGTAAGTGCGCCGATTTCGATTATTTTGGTAAATATTTATAATTTAATCATTCTTAAATCTGCTTCAATTGCCTTATTCACCACGATTAATTTTGGTCATGTTGTTGGTGCTTTATTTGGAGTAATGGGAATCTTTTCAATTTCATTCTTTGCCAACTGATGAAACCTAAGAAAAATGAAGATTGCTCAGGAAATTAAAAACTATTAG
- a CDS encoding ABC transporter ATP-binding protein codes for MSNLEITKYINEAKISNDLHYLKIDWEQPVVFVVNNFGEFNNIYNSYIGIVNHYIKARTKDACLLRPNLKLSVNKLVNNLLYLKQNLDQSYGKMFIAYDPQTHKKQYLVKNFVDYVNEQVNSLIFYINEIIYEIKQKERVADRKEVIKNQTEYENILNDESAMMINYFKKLENNIADEAYLGKSWLKKTEVSIKQREQKIKDFFKILFIKKFNKVKLANIYKKIDKFKQNLETAFWDLEVNKVAILNKPHKSKHNIPSNNDYVIDLKNVTKYYSNDVTTTKVLKNVNLQIPWGEFVVILGPSGSGKTTLLNIISGMDRASSGTTFVANKNLINYSDTQLTKFRKENIGYIFQQYGLLPNLNVRENIEIGSYLQRDASKRADIDELLKSIGMYEQRNKLPTELSGGQQQRVSIARAIAKNPTIIFGDEPTGALDEEMTQVVLEEFVNINKKNKTTLIVVTHNPLIADIATMVIRVGDGTIKSVIKNENPKSVREINWG; via the coding sequence ATGTCAAATTTAGAAATTACGAAGTATATTAATGAAGCTAAAATCAGTAATGATTTACATTATTTAAAGATTGACTGGGAACAACCAGTAGTTTTTGTTGTTAATAACTTTGGTGAATTTAACAACATTTACAACTCATATATTGGCATTGTTAATCACTACATTAAAGCCCGCACTAAGGATGCTTGTTTATTGCGTCCTAACCTTAAGTTAAGTGTTAATAAGTTGGTTAATAACTTACTTTATTTAAAACAAAACCTTGACCAAAGTTATGGAAAGATGTTCATAGCATACGATCCACAAACACATAAAAAACAATATTTGGTAAAAAACTTTGTTGATTATGTAAATGAACAAGTAAACTCATTGATTTTTTATATCAATGAAATCATTTATGAGATCAAACAAAAAGAACGTGTAGCTGATCGTAAAGAAGTTATTAAGAATCAAACTGAGTATGAAAACATATTAAATGATGAATCAGCAATGATGATTAATTATTTCAAAAAGCTTGAAAATAATATTGCTGATGAAGCATATTTAGGAAAAAGCTGATTGAAAAAAACTGAAGTATCAATCAAGCAACGAGAACAAAAAATCAAAGATTTTTTTAAGATCTTATTTATTAAAAAATTCAACAAGGTTAAATTAGCAAATATTTACAAAAAGATCGATAAATTTAAGCAAAATCTTGAAACTGCATTCTGAGATTTAGAAGTAAATAAAGTTGCAATTTTAAACAAACCTCATAAGTCAAAACATAACATTCCATCTAACAATGATTATGTTATTGATTTAAAGAATGTAACCAAATATTATTCAAATGATGTAACAACCACCAAGGTTTTAAAAAATGTAAATTTACAAATCCCTTGAGGAGAGTTTGTTGTTATCCTAGGTCCATCTGGAAGTGGTAAAACAACTTTATTAAATATTATTTCAGGAATGGACCGTGCAAGTAGTGGAACTACTTTTGTAGCAAATAAAAACTTAATTAATTATTCAGATACGCAATTAACAAAATTTCGTAAAGAAAATATTGGTTATATTTTTCAACAATATGGTTTGTTACCAAACCTAAATGTGCGTGAAAATATTGAAATTGGTTCTTATTTACAACGTGATGCTTCTAAGCGTGCTGATATTGATGAATTATTAAAAAGCATTGGCATGTATGAACAACGCAATAAGTTACCAACTGAATTATCAGGTGGTCAACAACAACGGGTGTCAATTGCCAGAGCAATTGCCAAAAACCCAACCATTATTTTTGGCGATGAACCAACAGGGGCGCTTGATGAAGAAATGACCCAAGTTGTTTTAGAAGAGTTTGTAAACATTAACAAAAAAAATAAAACAACTTTAATCGTGGTAACCCACAACCCATTGATTGCAGATATTGCTACCATGGTAATCAGAGTAGGTGATGGAACAATTAAATCAGTAATCAAAAATGAAAATCCAAAATCAGTTCGTGAAATAAACTGGGGCTAA
- the ispF gene encoding 2-C-methyl-D-erythritol 2,4-cyclodiphosphate synthase, with amino-acid sequence MDIRIGQGFDSHKLKNKKNSQIFLGGVPVKSDQQVIAHSDGDVVLHALSDAILGCGAFGDIGMYFDEKDPAHKDVSSKTILSYCLKLIKKLKLEFFNIDLTIFAQDVRIDPIRLEIKSSLMKLTGCKYVNVKAKSYEEPSNEIACSCVVLMCGNNK; translated from the coding sequence ATGGATATAAGAATCGGTCAAGGTTTTGACAGCCACAAGCTTAAAAACAAAAAAAATAGCCAGATTTTTTTAGGTGGCGTTCCTGTTAAATCAGACCAACAAGTAATTGCTCATTCAGATGGTGATGTTGTGCTTCACGCACTAAGTGATGCCATCTTAGGATGCGGTGCTTTTGGTGATATTGGAATGTATTTTGATGAAAAAGATCCAGCTCACAAAGATGTTAGTTCAAAAACAATTTTGAGTTATTGTCTAAAGTTAATTAAAAAGTTAAAGCTAGAATTTTTCAATATTGATTTAACAATCTTTGCTCAGGATGTTAGAATTGATCCTATTCGTTTAGAAATTAAAAGTTCTTTGATGAAACTTACGGGATGTAAATATGTAAACGTTAAAGCAAAGAGTTATGAAGAACCAAGCAACGAAATTGCTTGTTCTTGCGTTGTTTTAATGTGTGGTAACAATAAATAA
- the hpt gene encoding hypoxanthine phosphoribosyltransferase, with product MSKLNYTIKKILITNEEINEASVKAAAWINETYKDDEIVLVGILKGCIPFIGKIIDKIECETILDFMTLSSFKGETKSQGIPKIVMDLAYDIKDKNVLLVEDIVDSGHTIKIVLDLLKSRGAKSVRLLTFLDKPTGRKVDIKPDYTCFTVPHGFLVGFGLDYKDKLRNLPFVAHIDQKD from the coding sequence ATGTCTAAACTAAATTACACAATTAAGAAAATTTTAATTACAAACGAAGAAATTAATGAAGCATCAGTTAAAGCTGCTGCTTGAATTAATGAAACATACAAAGACGATGAAATCGTTTTAGTCGGAATCTTAAAAGGTTGTATTCCGTTCATTGGTAAGATTATTGATAAAATTGAATGCGAAACAATCTTAGACTTTATGACTTTAAGTTCATTTAAGGGTGAAACTAAATCACAAGGGATTCCCAAGATTGTTATGGACTTAGCTTATGACATTAAAGATAAAAATGTCTTATTAGTTGAAGATATTGTTGATAGCGGTCATACAATTAAAATCGTTTTAGACCTATTAAAATCACGTGGTGCTAAATCAGTTAGATTATTAACTTTCTTAGATAAACCAACAGGTAGAAAAGTTGATATCAAACCAGATTATACATGCTTTACTGTGCCTCATGGTTTCTTAGTTGGTTTTGGCTTAGATTACAAAGACAAATTAAGAAACTTACCGTTTGTAGCACATATTGACCAAAAGGATTAA